The stretch of DNA tttagtgttgccaatcagattttttttttttaaatctacgttggcctgcagtgtaaacgtagtcttagTTTTCTTGCTTTGAAGAATATTTGCTGAGGGGGCAAATccataaatataataaatgttgCAAGGAGTTTCCTGACAAAAGGCTGCTATGATCTACGATGTTTCGGGTGTTTTGTCTTCACAGATGAAGGTGACAGAATTGTTCAGGAGGTCAAACATGTTGACCTCCACCACCTCTGCTGGGTTGTCTACAGCCACAAACACCTGTTGGGTGACAGCGAGCTGAGGGTGTTCAGCAGAGCCATCACCTGCTGCTTGCTCTTCAGATGTTGCCTGATTGggaaaaaaagaatagaaaacTTTTTAGCCTCAAGTTTCTTAACTCTGTGATTAAAAAAAGATACCTAAGGGTTTAGAATGTAtagctatataaaatatacacacgtatataattttaaaaactataaatatacacacaaacacatacatatactgtaacatacacatacatatacatacatacatacatacatacatacatacatacatatatatatatatatatatatacatatatacagtatatatacatatatatatatatacatatatacagtatatatacatatatacagtatatatacatatatacatatatatacatacatatatatacatacgtatatatatatatacgtatatatatatatacatacgtatatatatatatatatacatacgtatatatatatacatacgtatatatatatatatatatacatacgtatatatatatatatatacatatacgtatgtatatacatatacatatatatatatacatatacatatatatatatatatatatatatatacatacgtatatgtatatatatatatatatacatacgtatatatatatatatatatatacatatacgtatgtatatatatatacatatatatatatatatatatatatatacatatatatatatatacatacgtatatgtatatatatatatatacgtatgtatatatatatatatatacgtatgtatatatatatatatatatacgtatgtatatatatatatacgtatatatatatatatatatacgtatgtatatatatgtatgtatatatatgtatatatgtatatatactgtatatatgtatatatatatatatatatgtatatatactgtatatatatatatatatatatatatacatatatacagtatatatacatatatatatacatatatacagtatatatacatatatatacatacatatatatacatacgtatatatatatatacgtatatatatatatatatacatacgtatatatatatatatatatatatacatacatacgtatatatatatatatatatatatatacatacgtatatatatatatacatatacgtatgtatatatatacatatatatatatatatacatatacatatatatatatatatatatatacatacatatatatatatatatacatatatatatatatacatatatatatatatatatatacatatatatatatacatatatatatatatatatatacatatatatacatatatatatatatacatatatatatatacatatatatatatatacatatacatatttatatatatatatatatatatatacatatttatatacatatttatatatatatatatatatatatacatatttatatatatatatatatatatatatatatatatatatatatatatatatatatacatacacacacacagtcgtgatcaaaagttgacatacacttgtaaagaatataatgtcatggctgtcttgagtttccagtaatttctacaactcttatttttttgtgatagagtgattggagcacatacttggtggtcacaaaaaacattcatgaagtttggtcattttatgaatttattatgggtctactgaaaatgtgaccaaatctgctgggtcaaaagtatacatacagcaatgttaatatttggttacatatcccttggcaagtttcactgcaataaggcgcttttggtagccatccacaagcttctggttgaatttttgaccactcctcttgacaaaattggtgcagttctgctaaatgtgttggttttctgacatggacttgtttcttcagcattgtccacacgtcaggactttgggaaggccattctaaaaccttaattctagcctgatttagacattcctttaccatttttgacgtgtgtttggggtcattgtccagtTGGAACACaaaactgtgcccaagacccaacctccaggctgatgattttaggttgtcctgaagaatttggaggtaatcctcctttttcgctgtcccatttactctctgtaaagcaccagttccattggcagcaaaacaggcccagagcataatactaccaccaccatgcttgatggtagggcttgtgttcctgggattaaaagcctcatctccaaacatattgctgggtattgtggccaaacagctcaattttttgtttcatctgacatcacatggacaacgataagaccttctggaggaaaattctttggtcagatgaaacaaaaattgagctatttgtatacttttgacccagtcacattttcagaagacccatagtaaattcataaaagaaccaatcttcatgaatgttttttgtgaccaacaagaatgtgctccaatcactctatcacaaaaaaataagagttgtagaaattattggaaactcaagacagccacgacattatgttctttacaagtgtatgtaaacttttgaccatgactgtatatatatatatacatttatatatattttaaattgagagagcgagagcgagagagagagaataTTATATTTGCATGTTACTAATCTTTTATATATAAACTACGGTAGGTATTATTTTTGAATAGGACTATTATAATTAACCCTTGTGTGATGttcaggtctgtgggacccgttttaattttttattaaaagaaaaattatacaattaattaattttttaaactgagactcactgactttggctcattttctgtgaagaacatatatcagaatacatatttaatgaccacacaccatacaccccccctacacatttctattacatatattagaagtgtggaaattaatgttctgtgtaccacacacacacacacacgcacccaaacacacacacacagcaggcctagacaggaggaggacagagtgtaggtacacagaacattacagggtcaaatgtgcgagaaaatgagagcagacagtgttgacaagcaatgttgcaaccttgtgtgggaaccgaaggtgcagaaacacaaaagaagaatcccggtgggatgcagaaactggcagagaaattttccgtgcaacgttcatattgttgttactcagccaacgtttgtgggtctgatggacccgttgcattttgtggctttgaaTGCCtcccaatcaaacacttttatgttaaaatactgaacagatgtttattgggataaggtaaacatctgttcggtattttaacataaaagtgtttgattgtgaggcattcaaAGCCacgaaatgcaacgggtccatcagacccacaaacgctggctgagtaacaacaatatgaacattacacaagggttaaggtaGCTAACCACTAGCATGCTAGCTTGCTTCTCATCGGCCAGTGACAAGCAAGTTCATgaatttatcaaagtgcagttatcaatcagttttatgaacattttaatttaatacggTAAAACAGTCTGGAGTTTTACTGGGGTTTAAAATTAATATCGTTAATAGTCACATTCCTTTTATGTGCACACACAACACATACACCCACAGTATGTACAGTAGTAAGATAGTTCGTACTATGAAAAGTATGAGGCTGTAaacgctgccaaaggtgcatcaaagtattgagcaaaggctatgaatacttatgtacatgtagatttttaatgttttcatttttaataaatttgctaaatatttttataaaaatcTTTTCACACTGTCATTATATAGTGTTGTCGTAGatttttgagggcaaaaaaattaTCATATGATAGGACAGGTGGTATAATGTTTTTCTGTCACCTTTAGGAAATGGAATAAAGAGGAAGATGACAATACAATGTAACTTGGACAATAATGTACAGAACAGAGGAGATTTAGTTCATTTTTGTTTTTaggcaattcttttttttttttttgacaaaacctCTCCAATATCCAGCTATTGATTTGTAAAAGCTggttaaaaagaataaaaaaatgttttaataatttttttaaaaggaaccaTTTTTGACGCTTTTCAGCTGGAATGTTTCCCCATccgtgcttgatgtacagcttgggTTATTCAACAgctgtattttacgcttcataatgcaccacacattttcaatgggagacatgtctggactacaggcaggccagtctagtacccgcactcttttactacgaagccacgctgttgttacatgtgcagaatgtggcttggcattgtcttgctgaaataatcttttcctctttggtccggaggacacgacgtccagtttccaaaaacaatttgaaatgtggactcgtcagaccacagaacacttttacactttgcatcagtctatcttagatgagcttgggcccagcaaagccggcggcgtttctgggtgttgttaataaatgggacaaatttcaccacacctagtgtgtgtgacaatcattggtactttaactttaactttagctttgcatggtagagttttaactcgcacttacagatgtagcgacaaactgtagttactgacagtggttttctgaagtgttcctgagcccatgtggtgatatcctttacacactgatgttgttttTGGATGCAAtaccgcctaagggatcgaaggtcacgggccttcAATGTTGGTTGTCGGCTctttgccgcttacatgcagtgatttctccagattctctgtttggtgagcattactcaacttactcagtcttttttgccacttgtgccagtttttttggaaacaattccaaatgagctaatatttgcaaaaataacaaagtttaccaattcgaacgttaagtaccctgtctttgcagtctattcaattgaatataggttgaaaaggatttgcaaatcattgtattctgtttttatttacgatttacacaacgtgccaacttcactggttttcggttttgtataagtgtgtatattatatatatatatatatatatatatatatatatacagtatatatatattagggctgcaaaactaacaattaatttgataatcgattaatcggtcgattattactttgattaatcgattaataatcggataaaagagacaaactacatttctatcctttccagtattttattgaaaaaaacagcatactggcaccatacttattttgattattgtttctcagctgtttgtacatgttgcagtttataaataaaggtttaaataaaaaaaataataaaaaaattgcaacatgcgcatagcatagatccaacgaatcgatgactaaattaatcgccaactatttttataatcgattttaatcgatttaatcgattagttgttgcagccctaatatatatatatatatatatatatttttttaatatagacATAAATAATTAAAAGATGTGAATGTATAAAATTGTACAATCATATAAAATATGTTTGTATAATTgctaatacatatttatatttgtgtacagtatgtatgtctaTGTAACAGAATGGTGATATGAGTGAGTCGTATTACCTTGTGTGTTGTAGCAGTTTGCTCCTCCTTGCTTTCTTGCTGTGCGTCCATGTGAGAAGACAGGTGCTCCTGCAGCTGCAAGTGGGAGGCGCTAACAAGGTTGCACAGTGGACAGATCCATCGATTGACACCTTTGGTGTGCTGGGAGTTGATATGTTCCTGCAACTCATCATGCTCGCCAAACACAATTTGACAATGCGGGCAGTGTACGGAAGATGCTGCGAGACctggacagacagacacacacacacacacacacacacacaacgtacACACAAATGTATATGAAGGAATTAGGCCTTAGTGTATTTGAAGTGTTCTTTTTTACAGTGTGCACTGAAAGAAACTTTGCAAGTAGTACTGATGAATAAGTATATATTGTAATACTACTGTATAGAAAGAGTACACCTTCATGTTCACTTTGTGTGTGTTTGGCCAAGCTGGCGGAACTGGGGAAGAATCGGAAACAGGTCTCACACTGGACCAGAGTCTTCAGCTGTCGCGTTTGGCTGGTATATACGTCAGGGTGATTGGTTCTGTTGTGGTACCACAGCCCAGACAGTTGCTATGGCAACAAGAAGAAAGGTTGACAAACGAGTGTGCATGGGTGATAATCCAATAATACACCAGAACGCTTAAGAACATACCTGATAAGACTTGTTGCACAGGTTGCAGGTGAAGGGTTTGATTCCTGTGTGTAGAGTCTTGTGTTTTTCCAGCAGGACGGTGCTGGTGAGCACCTTGTTGCAGGTGGAACACTTGTGGAAATCCTTCACGTGGAATTCCTCTACGTGCTTCTGGTGCTCCTCTAAAGTCTGGAAGCTGAGGCAGCACTTTAGACAGTCCAGAGGATGCTGCATGTCTGACAGGGAGGGAGCAGCACAGCAAGTTATTTTATATACACGCTACTTTCTAttttgatatatacagtatatatatatatagtatatatatatatatatcaagtttggacacacctcattcacaacacaactgatggtcccaaccccattgataaagcaagaaattccactaatcaatcctgataaggcacacctgttaagtaaaaaccatttcaggtgactgcctcttgaagctcatcgagagaatgccaagagtgcgcaaagcagtaatcagagcaaagggtggctcttttgaaaaaattagaatataaaacatgtttttaagttatttcacctttttttgttaagtacataattccacatgtgttcattcatagttttgatgccttcagtgacaatatacaatgtaaatagtcatggaaataaagaaaacccattgaatgagaaagtgtgtccaaacttttggcttgtactgtgtgtgtgtgtgtgtgtatatatatatatatatatatatatatatatatatatatatatatatatatatatatatatatatatatatatatatatatatatatatatatatatatatatatatatacatatatatatatatatatatatatatatatatatatatatatatatatatatatatatatatatatatatatatatatatatatatatatatacatatatatatatatatatatatatacatacacataccttaggtcaggaaaaaacacagaggctatatcatccctacaagcctgtttcgcaaaaattataaaatcccctgacgagcagagaaacttgcgaaacaggcttgtagagatgatatagccttttgtgtttttcctgacccaacgtatattccgctctaccccggtattgagcactgtataacggttaaaccacagaaaccttgaccacacacacacacacacacacacacacacacacacacacacacacacacacacacacacacacacacacacacacacacacacacacacacacacacacacacacacacacacacacacacacacacacacacacacagtattgaTATGAGTGAGATGGTTCTTACTATGAAAAGTCTGCAGGTGCGCAGTCAATCCACTGGCCTGAATGTAACCTTTACCGCATTCCCGACACACGTATGGGCgatcaccagtgtgtgttcgcaCGTGTCGCGACAGCTCGATGGACTGGGCAAAGACAGCCTTGCAATACTGACACACGTACATCTTGCctaaaacaacaataatattaaaataataatcattattgCAATACTGACACACGTACATCTTGCctaaaacaacaataatattaatataataatcatTATTGCAATACTGACACACATACAACAATCATAATAATTTGTATTTAGTATTacggaaataataataattattgggATTCAAAATACATTAATATCCTCATAAACCAATCAGCAATACCAGCTTAACTTGTTTTTCTTGTGACTTGACCTCTGCATTGACAGGAGTGAACAACAAATCTGGGACACCCTTAAAGTTACGCACTGCCACATTAatgtaaatacataaattataCATAACAATATAGATGTAAAACAGGCGTGGGACCGTGTCTCACCCTCGGAGTGTTTTTTCTTGGTGTGGTACGACAGTGCCGCCGTCACGCTGAAGCTCATGTCGCAGTGTTTACAGCGGTATGGTTTCTCTCCCGTGTGCAGCCGCATGTGATTTTTCAGTGACGAGGTGGCAGAAAACCTGGCACCGCATGTCTTGCAAGCAAACGGTTTCTCGTCAAAGTGCTCCGTCCGCCTGTGGTAAATCATACCTGAACAATATCAAAATAGGGAAGATTAAAAGTCAGATTGGGTGCTTGATGCTGCTCTTGTTTATGCTCTTGTCATGTGAGTAGATAGCTTGCTTGGTAGTCAGTACTTCCAGCATGTCACCAATTCATGCAAATGTAACCA from Entelurus aequoreus isolate RoL-2023_Sb linkage group LG01, RoL_Eaeq_v1.1, whole genome shotgun sequence encodes:
- the zbtb40 gene encoding zinc finger and BTB domain-containing protein 40 isoform X2, which codes for MVYTGKLPLGKHNVSRIIAAADSLQMFDVAVSFKNVLTNIINHQPSPSSTSLTSTHITTLPSTNKLQSESSNSPNPDAAASPCSDASVESAMKTTEKNDSGEEPSCKKVCQELSEPSASEESVAHASANEESTKSTPACLQLMELLANMPDVVQLLSQAAHSCLDEGERQLVKESCDLSDAKSAVKKLMSDVEKGLIGEHALLRLLLCVQQKAPSSFPEKLLSQLQDTDKTAQGPDGHQIEAKENSTSDMKTPDEEEEDDASAISSKPYCCHWCKKTFAYKCRLLAHKKRCTKSGDAQLQCPHCPDKMANQRALQRHLTDAHPNSDGAQKKKKTSCNLCERTFAHPSGMIYHRRTEHFDEKPFACKTCGARFSATSSLKNHMRLHTGEKPYRCKHCDMSFSVTAALSYHTKKKHSEGKMYVCQYCKAVFAQSIELSRHVRTHTGDRPYVCRECGKGYIQASGLTAHLQTFHNMQHPLDCLKCCLSFQTLEEHQKHVEEFHVKDFHKCSTCNKVLTSTVLLEKHKTLHTGIKPFTCNLCNKSYQQLSGLWYHNRTNHPDVYTSQTRQLKTLVQCETCFRFFPSSASLAKHTQSEHEGLAASSVHCPHCQIVFGEHDELQEHINSQHTKGVNRWICPLCNLVSASHLQLQEHLSSHMDAQQESKEEQTATTHKATSEEQAAGDGSAEHPQLAVTQQVFVAVDNPAEVVEVNMFDLLNNSVTFICEDKTPETS